In one Antennarius striatus isolate MH-2024 chromosome 1, ASM4005453v1, whole genome shotgun sequence genomic region, the following are encoded:
- the eva1a gene encoding protein eva-1 homolog A, with product MSAPATGSPNMEEGEVSQDMALLSNILAAYTFIAEQPERTALVFLGGVCAGLLVTLCAIVFQIHCRADCHYGNSSHPHHHHKNRHRGHHRCPHHQGIESNPDSTALVAPGGTGPIVQCEPEDWEDTSELSARRRRRFERALLNATMFTSAEELDRAQRLEERERILREIWMNGQPDISTVTQSLNRYY from the exons ATGAGCGCTCCAGCAACAGGAAGCCCAAATATGGAGGAAGGGGAAGTCTCCCAGGACATGGCATTGCTTAGCAACATATTAGCGGCTTACACCTTCATTGCAG AACAGCCGGAGAGGACCGCTTTGGTGTTTCTGGGTGGCGTCTGCGCTGGCCTTCTTGTCACACTCTGTGCCATTGTCTTCCAGATACATTGTCGGGCAGACTGCCACTACGGCAACAGTAGTCACCCTCACCATCACCATAAGAACAGACACCGGGGCCATCATAGGTGTCCCCACCATCAGGGCATTGAAAGTAACCCAGACAGCACTGCTCTTGTTGCCCCTGGGGGGACAGGCCCCATAGTTCAGTGTGAACCAGAGGACTGGGAGGACACGTCTGAGCTGTCGGCACGGAGACGCCGACGCTTCGAGAGAGCTCTGCTGAACGCCACCATGTTCACCTCTGCTGAGG AGCTGGACAGAGCCCAGCGGCTGGAAGAGCGTGAAAGGATTCTCAGAGAGATCTGGATGAATGGACAGCCAGACATAAGTACAGTCACTCAGAGCCTCAACAGATACTATTGA